The Longimicrobium sp. genomic sequence TATAGGGGAGATTGCTAAAAGTCGGTTGGACTCTAGACCTGTACGCCGTAGTGATCGACTCTGACGGCGAGCGGAATGAGATAGATGGCGTGACTGAGTGAGCTGGCGCCACACCGCCGGGGTACCCTCGCATGCGTTGCTGCAAATGCTGGACAGAACGGAGCGGGTGTTGCCGCTGGCGGACCTGCGATCAGTGGAGGTGGTTCCGGCCATTCGGCGCCTCAGCGAGGGTGAGGAGCGCACCTGAGCGCCCGCCCCGCCAACCGCAACGAAGTGCAGTCCCTGCGCGACCGACCGCATCCAAGCCACGCGGCAGCGTGAAGGAAGGGGCTAGGGAGATAGGGGGAGGCGAATTCAACGGGGAGACTGCCGCCCTTGTTAGAGATGCAGACGAAGATCGCACGATGAGTGGCGTGTCGGGATGCGCAATCACGCTTAGAGTCGATACGGCCCGAGGCCGTTGAGCGCCTCGCGCATCGTGTGCCGGGATCCTCTCTGCTGATCGGTAGCATCGATCAGCAGGCTTTCGAAAGCGTGTTGTGAGTTCGCCAGTTCACGCAACCCCGCGCGCGCTAGACGAGTTAGCCGACGACGGAACCACCACCCGGTCTTACGCTCTTCTAATAGCCACAGATGTCGGAGCACAAGATTGCTGCGATCATCGCCGTACACACGCGACGCGGTCTCCCAAATAGTAAAGATCATGGCCGTTCGCTCGACTTGGCGCCGCTGATCGCTCCCGAGGAACCCAATTCGACGAGCCGTAGAGAGGAACTCCTCGACGAGTACGGTCAGGAACCGGCGTAGCGCGATCTCTTGGCCGTATCCGCGCATGTCATCATCTAGAAACCGGTGTCGGCGGGTCTGGTAGTACGCTTCGATGAGCCGTGGTGACGCCACCGACAGATGGTCCGCCACATGCACATCTATCCGCTCAAGGAGCCTTTCTGCGCTACCTGACACAACATCCTGAGCATCGTACGCGCGGTTCGCATCGAGGTAGAGAAACACCTCGAAGATGATGGGTGCATATAGCTTCTGATACACCGCCCGTGCATCGGCCCGCCTCTCTCGTCTCACAGTGAACACGTGCGCGAGCAACTGTGCGAGCACTGCAGCGGAAAACGCTGCTCCAGCGGTGATCAGGGCGATGGTGACCGGCGAGGGAGATGCGGGAGGCACGGGGTGCGGAGGTAAGCAAGTGGATGGTTAGCCGCCCGTACCTGGATGCAAGTAGCGGTGCAGGACCGCACGAGCACGTACTGGCGCGGGTGAAGGGTGCAAGGCGCACGTCAGCGGTGCCGGAAGCATCATCCCTCCCGGTACTGGTTCTTGCTTCTGCCCCACCGCCGGAAGCGTCCGGCACTCCGAACAGCGTCCCCCTACGATACACCTGCCGTCAAGCTTGGGCCCTGTTTCTGGCCCTGTCGCAAATCGAGTCACCGCATGAAAGAGCCCCCGCGTCGTAAACACGACCCGGGGGCTACTTACAGGAGCGGGAGACGGGACTCGAACCCGCGACCCTTAGCTTGGAAGGCTAATGCTCTACCAACTGAGCTACTCCCGCCCGGGAGTTCCCCGCCACGAGCGGCGGGGTGGAAAAGCTAGTGGATCGGTGCGGGGCACGCAATCCGGTTCGGCAGGCGCCGAGAGCCACCTGTCGGGTTCGAACCGACGACCTTTCGATTACAAATCGAGTGCTCTACCAGCTGAGCTAAGGTGGCGAAGGGGTCGAATTTAACGCGAAATCGCCCCCTTCACCACCCCCGCCTCACGACACCAGCGACCAGCGCGGCCCCTGCGGCGTGTCCTCCACCACCACCCCGCGCGCGGCGATCTCGTCGCGGATCGCGTCGGCGGTGGCGAAGTCGCGCGCCGCGCGGGCGGCCTGGCGCGCGGCGATCCGCTCCTCCACCCAGGCGGCGAGATCATCGTCCACCATCGACTCGCGGTCGGCCAGCGATACGAAGCCGAAGACGGAGTCGATGCGCTCCAGCGCGGCCAGGGCGGCGGCCTGCTCGGCGTGGCTGATGGGGCGCGTGCCCAGCTCCTCCAGCCGCGTGTTGATGGCGCCCACCAGCCGGTGCAGCGCGGCGAGCCCCACGCTGGTGTTGAGGTCCTCGTCCATCGCCTCGGCGAAGGCGGCGAGCACCTCGTCGGCGGCGGCGTGCAGGGTGGGGGTGTCCGCCGGGTCCGGGTCGCGGACCGCGGGGTGGCCGCGCAGGCGGTCGCGGGTTCCGCGCACGCGCCGCACCGCTTCGGCGGCGGAGGCGAGGCCCTCGAAGGTGAAGTTGAGCTTGCTGCGGTAGTGCGCCGTCAGGTAGAGGTAGCGCACCGACGACGGCTTCACCCCGCGCTCCACCAGGTCCTGCACGTTGAAGATGTTGCCGGTGGACTTGGCCATCTTGCCGCCTTCCAGCAGCAGGAACTCGCCATGCAGCCAGTAGCGCACGAACGGCTTCCCCGTCGCCCCCTCGCTCTGGGCGATCTCGTCTTCGTGGTGCGGAAAGACGAGGTCCACGCCGCCCAGGTGGATGTCGAAGGTCTCGCCGAGCTCCTGCATGCTCATGGCCGAGCACTCGATGTGCCACCCCGGGCGCCCGGGGCCCCACTGCGTGTCCCACACCGCGCCGACGGTGGCGTCCTCCGGCTTGGCGGCCTTCCACAGGACGAAGTCGCGCACGTCGTCCTTGTCGTACTCGTCCGCCGCCACGCGCTCACCGCGGCGGCCGGCGGAGACGTCGACCTTCGAGAGCTGGCCGTAGCCGGGGAACTCCGAGATGTCGAAGTAGACGGAGCCCTCGGCCTCGTACGCCATCCCGCGCTCCTGCAGGCGGCGGATGATGTCCACCATCTGCGGGACGTAGTGCGTGGCGCGCGGGTGCACGTCCGCCTGGCGGATGCCGAGCTGGTCGAAGTTGTGGAAGAGATCGTCGATGAACGGCTGCGTGTAGTCGTTCAGCGACACGCCCTCGCGGAGCGCGCCGCGGATCGTCTTGTCGTCCACGTCGGTGAGGTTCATCACGAACTTCACCTGGTAGCCGCGGAACTCCAGGTAGCGGCGCAGCAGGTCCGCGAAGAAGAACGTCCTCATGTTGCCGATGTGCGGCGGGGCGTACACCGTGGGGCCGCAGGTGTACATCCCGACCTTGCCGGGCTCCAGGGGGACGAACTCTTCTTCGCGGCGGGTCAGGGTGTTGTAGAAGCGGATCGGCATGGATGGGGACTAGGGATCAGGGAATAGGGAATAGGGGCGGTGTGCCCTCTTCCCTCCAGCTTCACGAGCTGGATTCCCTACATCGCCGTCCGTATTCAGCGTTCCGCATCTGGCACTCCGGTTGTGGGGCGCGCGGCGAGCATGGCCAGCTCGGCGGGAGACTGGCCTTCGCCCCAGTACATCGTCTGCGTGGGGAAGGGGACGTCGATCCCCTCCTGGTCGAAGCGGAGCTTTAGGCGGCGGCGGAGCTCGCGCGCGGCGTCCCACTGCTTCAGCGGAAGGGTCTTGGCGAGGATGCGGATGGTGACGCCGTGCTCGCCGAACGACTCGATCCCCGGCACCTGCACCTCTTCCAGGAGCAGCGGGCGCCACTGGGGGTCCTCGAACAGCCGGCGCCCCTCGTCCAGCATCACGGCCATTACCCGGTCGGGGTCTTCCTTGTAGGCGACGACCACGTCCAGCACCACGCGCGCCCAGCCGCGGGTGAGATTGCTGACCTTGGTGATCTGGCCGTTCGGCACCACGTGCACCACGCCGTGCACGTCGCGCAGCACCACCACGCGGAGCGTCATCCGCTCCACGGCGCCGGACACGCCCTCCAGCCGCACCACGTCGCCCACGCCGAACTGGTTCTCCATCAGGATGAAGAGCCCGCTGATGACGTCCTTGACCAGCGACTGCGCGCCGAACGAGACCGCCAGGCCCACCACGCCCGCGCCGGCCAGGAGCGGACCGAGCTGCAGCCCGAGCGCGCCGAGCACCATGAACAGCGTCATCACCCAGATGATCACGCGCCCCATGCTGCGCAGCAGGCCCAGCAGGGTGCGGGTGCGCTGCTCGTGCGCGGTGACGATGCCATCCTTTTCCGACGACCGCTCCACGCTGCGCAGAACCGCCTTCAGCGCGTAGTTGGCGATGATCGCCACGATGAGCGCACCCGCTATCCGCAGCCCTGTCGCGGTGAGCGCGGGCCAGTTGAACAGGTCCGCCCAGTCGCGGATGACGCTGGTCTGGATGGCGGCTATGGTGTCGGTCTGCAGCATCGGCCGGACGGAATTGGACGGCGTGAGGCGCGGCGGCCTCGGGGGTCCGCAATCGTAGGCGGGCGGCGCGGGGGAGTCAAGCCACGACGCCCCGGCGATCCTCGCGCGCGAGGACGGCCGGGGCGCCGGTGTCGCCGAAGCGCTTCGGCGTCAGCGCAGCACGCGCAGCTCCCTGATCCGCCACGCGTTCCCCTCGTACACGGCCCCCACGTACACGGTGGAGGTGACCGGCCGCGTGACGCCGCGCGGGCGCGACACCCACGACAGCTCGCCGAAGCCCCGCAGCGGCGTGCCGCCGGAGAGCTGCACCTGGGTGGGGCGCACGCTCGCCGTCTCCCGGTCGCCGAACAGGTCGCGCAGGGCGGCGGCCACGTGGCGTTCCTGCACCGCGCCGGCCTCCTCGTTCCCCAGCGCCAGCAGGATGCGTCCGTCCTCCGGCGCCAGCTCCACCAGGCCGGATGCATCCCCCGCCGACCACAGGCGCCCCACGGTGGCCACGAACGCCTCCAGCGGCGCCGGCCGCGTCTGCGCGGAGGCGCTCGCGGGGAGCAGGAGAAAGGCGAGTACGAGGAGGAGACGTTTCATTGGTCTATGGTCATCGGCGCCGGGGCGCCCAGGTCGGTCAGTACGGCGCGCATCGCCGCGGCGGGATCGGCTGCGGCGGTCACGGAGCGCCCGATCACCAGGTAGTCCGCGCCCAGCCTCACCGCCTCGGCCGGGGTGGCGACGCGCGACTGGTCCCCCGCGTCGCCGCCGGCGAGGCGGATGCCGGGGGTCAGCACGCGGAAATCGCGCGGCAGCGCCCCGCGGATCGCCGCCAGCTCGTGCACCGACGCGACCACGCCGTCCATCCCGCACGCGTGCGCCAGCCGGGCCAGCCGCTCCACCTCCGCCTCGGCGGTGAGCGCGTCGCGCCCCCACGCCTCCGCCGTCTCATGTGCGGAGAGGGAGGTGAGCACGGTGACGGCGAGGAGCGCGGGCCCACCCTCACCGGCCGCGGCGCGGGCGGCGCGCATCATCGCCGCGCCGCCGGATGCGTGCACCGTCAGCAGCTCCACCCCCAGGCCCGCCGCCGAGCGGACCGCGTGCGCCACGGTGTTGGGGATGTCGTGGAGCTTCAGATCCAGGAAGACGCGGTACCCGCGCTCGTGCAGCGCCCGGACCACGGACGGTCCCTCGGCGGTGAAGAGCTGCAGGCCCACTTTCACGAAGTCCGCATCCGGCCCCACGCGCTCCAGCAGCGCAAAGGCGGCGGCTGCATCCGGCACGTCGAGGGCGAGGATCGGTGTGGCGGTCATCGTCATGCTCGTGTCTACCCGTTTGCTCCCGCATAGGTCCGGCGGGGGGGCTGGCGGAGTTCTCTCTCTGCGTCTCCGCGTCTCCGCGTGAGCCCATCGCCCCTCAGCGCGACTCGGAGCCCTGCTGTGAGCGCGCAAAGAAGTCGTGCACCGAGCGCGCGAGCTGCGCCGCCACGTCGCGCTGCATCTCGTCGCCGGTCAGGAGGCGCTCCTCAGCGGGGTTGGAGACGAAGCCGATCTCCACCAGCACCGCCGGCATGAACGCGCCGCGCAGCACCGCGAACCCCGCCTGCTTCACGCCGCGGTTGGGACCCGGATGGATCTCGCGGAGGCGGTTCTGAATGAGCTGCGCCCAATCGCTCGACTCGCGCAGGTGCTGGTTTTGGCGCAGGTCGGTGAGGATGAAGGCCAGCGGCCCGCCCACCGGCGCATCCTCGTACCTCACGGACGCGTTCTCGAACGCCTCCACGCGCTGGGCGTCCGCCGTGCGCGCCTCGGCCAGGAAGTAGGTCTCGTACCCCTTTTCCGACCGGCTGGGATTCGCGTTGCAGTGCACGGAGATGAAGAGCGCGGGCTGGCCCTCGTCGCGCCAGCGGTTGGCGAGGCGCGCGCGGTCGTGCAGGGCGATCAGCGTGTCGCGGTCGCGCGTCATCCGCACCTCCAGCGATGGGTCTTCGCGCAGGAGGGCCGCCAGCCGCCGCGCCACCGACAGCGTGACATCCTTTTCGCGCGTCCCGCCGGGTCCGCTCGCCCCCGGGTCCCGCCCGCCGTGCCCCGCATCCACCACCACGAGCCTCCGCTGCGGCGGCCGCGCGGGGTCCGGCCGCGGCGCGGGCTCCACCGGCAATTCCTCCTCCACCTCCGCGACCGTGCCGGCCGGGCGCGCCGCGCTCCCGCGGATCGAGCGGCCCGCCACGTCCACCCGCACGCGCCCACCCGTCAGCCCCGGGAGCAGCTCGCGAAAGAAGTCGACCGGCAGGAAGACGACGCCGCCCTCGGCATAGACGGCGTGAGCCAGCGGGCGGGCGGTGCCATCGACCGTCACCTGAGCCGCGCCGTTCGCGACCGCGACCTGGTGCGATCCCACCTGCACCACGACGCCGTCGCGCGCGTACGACACCTCTGCCCCCACGCTCACCAGCACCGATGCGGGGAGCGCCGCGTACCCGCGCGCCGTGCTCTCGTTCACCTGCGACGAGCGGGGGCCAGATTCGATGGTCCAGGCCTGGCCGGGTTGCGCGCCGAGCCCCGCCGGCGCGGACGCCAGGCTCAGCAGGAAGGCGGTGAGGATGATGTTCATGAGTCTACCACGGGGATGATGCGAATTGCGAAGAGCGCGGAGTTAAGTCCGAGGGTCGAGAAGCGGGTCAGCGCCGCGAATCAAAAAGCGGGCATCGTCGCCGGAGCCAAGAAGGCGGCCGCAGCACCGGGGGCCGAGAAGCGAGCGCGGCGCGAGAGCCGAGACGCGGGCGTCAGCACCCGGAGCCGAGAAGGCGGCGGCGCGGAGAGCCGGGGCGCGGGCGTCGGTGCGGAGCGCGCGGGGGGGTGAAATCCCCCCGCTGGAACTACGCAAAGCCCACTGAAGTGGGCTCGCCCGCCGCGACATTCCCTCTATTTTGTCATCCTGAGCGACGCGCGGCTCCAAACTCGCCCCGTCTCAATCCTCTGGCGCGGAGTGAAGGATCTACTGCGCGTTGCGAGGGGACCGTGGAACGCGACGGGTCTCCTGCCTCGCCGGCTAGATCCTTCGGTCGCCGCAGGAAGCCCGGTGCGCACCGCGGCCATCCGCGAGGCGGCTCCCTCAGGATGACAACAAGGGGGGGGAACGGGCGCCGCCATCTGCGCGAGTCCGCGCAGGCGGACTTTGTGCTGTTGTTGCCGCGAGTTCACTCGCCCCGATCCTTGAGCCCGCGCTGGATCTCGCGCTGGGAGTCGCGCTCCTTGATGGACTCGCGCTTGTCGTGGAGCTGCTTGCCGCGGACGAGGGCCAGGTTCACCTTGGCGCGCCCGCCGCTGAAGTGCACGTCCAGCGGGACGAGCGTGAGCCCCTTCTCCTGCACGGAGCCGATCAGCTTGCGGATCTCGTTGCGGTGCAGCAGCAGCTTGCGCGGGCGCAGCGGATCGTGGTTGAAGCGGTTCCCCTGCTCGTACGGCGAGACGTGGAGGTTGAAGAGCCACACCTCCCCGTTCATCACGCGCGCGAACGAGTCCTGCATGTTCGCCTTTCCATCGCGCAGCGACTTCACCTCCGTCCCCTGCAGCACGATCCCCGTCTCCCAGGTGTCCAGGACGTGGTACTCGTGCCGCGCCTTGCGGTTCTGGACGACGATGCGGTCGGCGGGCTTGGGGGCGGCAGCGGTCTTGGTCATGGAAAAGAAGTGCGTTAGTGCGTGAGTGCGGAAGTGCGTTGGGCGTGCGCGATTTGATCGACGCACTCACGCACTGACGCACTCACGCACTGCGGTTCAGTAGATGATCACCGGCGTCCCCACGTCCACCGCGTAGTACAGCTCGCGCGCGGCTTCGTTGGTCATGCGGATGCAGCCGTGTGAGACGTTCTGGCCCAGAAGCTCGGGGCGGCTGGTGCCGTGCAGGGCGATGCCTTCGCCAAGGAAGAGGGCGGAGGTGCCCAGCATGCCGCGCTGCCACCGCTTGGGGTCGTCCTCGGCAGGCACGGGGAGCTTGTTCTCCACGAAGTGCCAGTCCGGAAGGTACCAGCGCGGGTCCTTTTCCTTGCGCTGCACCCGGAACATCCCGCGCGGTGTGGAGAACTCCCACTCCTGCCCCGCCCCTTCCAGCCGCGTCCCCGTCCCCGTCCCCACCAGCGTGGACCAGACGACGCGCTCCGCCTCCATCACGTAAAGGCGGTGCTCGTCCAGCGACACGACGATGTAGCGCCCCTCGGTGTTGACCGGCGGGTCGCGGTACCGCTCGCGCCCCTCCGCCTCCGCACCGTGAGCCAGCAAAGAAGGATCGGTCGGCAGCCCCTGCGCCTGGACAGCGCCGGCAGACACGAGCAGCACCGCCGCCAGAACGCACTCACGCACTAACGCACTTACGCACTTCATTCCAGCAGCTCCTTTTGCTTCCGTCGAATCAGGATCAGGTCGTACACCTGCGCCACCTCGCCGCCCAGGATGAACACCACCGCCGAGTAGTACACCCAGAAAACCAAAAGGACCGGCGCCAGCAGCGTGCCGTACGTTCGGCTGTAGTCCACCACGTCGCTCACGTACCAGGCGAACGATCCCTTGAGCAGCTCCCACGACAGCGACGCGAACGTGGCGGCCACCACCGAGATGCGCCACGGCGTGCGCCGCAGGGGGAGGAAGCGGTAGATCAGCAGGAACATCAGGTAGATGAACCCGAACGCCGCCAGCCGGGGCCAGGTGTTGATGAAGACCTGCGTCGCGCGCCGGTTCTCCACCCCCAGCAGCTCCACCCCGAAGCGCTGCGCCGCCTCCAGCCCCAGCGTGATCCCCGTGTTGAGGACGAGCAGCGTGCCGGCCACGAGCACCATCTGCAGGTCGAAGATCTTCCCCGCCACGA encodes the following:
- the cysS gene encoding cysteine--tRNA ligase is translated as MPIRFYNTLTRREEEFVPLEPGKVGMYTCGPTVYAPPHIGNMRTFFFADLLRRYLEFRGYQVKFVMNLTDVDDKTIRGALREGVSLNDYTQPFIDDLFHNFDQLGIRQADVHPRATHYVPQMVDIIRRLQERGMAYEAEGSVYFDISEFPGYGQLSKVDVSAGRRGERVAADEYDKDDVRDFVLWKAAKPEDATVGAVWDTQWGPGRPGWHIECSAMSMQELGETFDIHLGGVDLVFPHHEDEIAQSEGATGKPFVRYWLHGEFLLLEGGKMAKSTGNIFNVQDLVERGVKPSSVRYLYLTAHYRSKLNFTFEGLASAAEAVRRVRGTRDRLRGHPAVRDPDPADTPTLHAAADEVLAAFAEAMDEDLNTSVGLAALHRLVGAINTRLEELGTRPISHAEQAAALAALERIDSVFGFVSLADRESMVDDDLAAWVEERIAARQAARAARDFATADAIRDEIAARGVVVEDTPQGPRWSLVS
- a CDS encoding mechanosensitive ion channel domain-containing protein, with translation MLQTDTIAAIQTSVIRDWADLFNWPALTATGLRIAGALIVAIIANYALKAVLRSVERSSEKDGIVTAHEQRTRTLLGLLRSMGRVIIWVMTLFMVLGALGLQLGPLLAGAGVVGLAVSFGAQSLVKDVISGLFILMENQFGVGDVVRLEGVSGAVERMTLRVVVLRDVHGVVHVVPNGQITKVSNLTRGWARVVLDVVVAYKEDPDRVMAVMLDEGRRLFEDPQWRPLLLEEVQVPGIESFGEHGVTIRILAKTLPLKQWDAARELRRRLKLRFDQEGIDVPFPTQTMYWGEGQSPAELAMLAARPTTGVPDAER
- the pyrF gene encoding orotidine-5'-phosphate decarboxylase; its protein translation is MTATPILALDVPDAAAAFALLERVGPDADFVKVGLQLFTAEGPSVVRALHERGYRVFLDLKLHDIPNTVAHAVRSAAGLGVELLTVHASGGAAMMRAARAAAGEGGPALLAVTVLTSLSAHETAEAWGRDALTAEAEVERLARLAHACGMDGVVASVHELAAIRGALPRDFRVLTPGIRLAGGDAGDQSRVATPAEAVRLGADYLVIGRSVTAAADPAAAMRAVLTDLGAPAPMTIDQ
- a CDS encoding N-acetylmuramoyl-L-alanine amidase, coding for MNIILTAFLLSLASAPAGLGAQPGQAWTIESGPRSSQVNESTARGYAALPASVLVSVGAEVSYARDGVVVQVGSHQVAVANGAAQVTVDGTARPLAHAVYAEGGVVFLPVDFFRELLPGLTGGRVRVDVAGRSIRGSAARPAGTVAEVEEELPVEPAPRPDPARPPQRRLVVVDAGHGGRDPGASGPGGTREKDVTLSVARRLAALLREDPSLEVRMTRDRDTLIALHDRARLANRWRDEGQPALFISVHCNANPSRSEKGYETYFLAEARTADAQRVEAFENASVRYEDAPVGGPLAFILTDLRQNQHLRESSDWAQLIQNRLREIHPGPNRGVKQAGFAVLRGAFMPAVLVEIGFVSNPAEERLLTGDEMQRDVAAQLARSVHDFFARSQQGSESR
- the smpB gene encoding SsrA-binding protein SmpB, with protein sequence MTKTAAAPKPADRIVVQNRKARHEYHVLDTWETGIVLQGTEVKSLRDGKANMQDSFARVMNGEVWLFNLHVSPYEQGNRFNHDPLRPRKLLLHRNEIRKLIGSVQEKGLTLVPLDVHFSGGRAKVNLALVRGKQLHDKRESIKERDSQREIQRGLKDRGE
- a CDS encoding L,D-transpeptidase; protein product: MSAGAVQAQGLPTDPSLLAHGAEAEGRERYRDPPVNTEGRYIVVSLDEHRLYVMEAERVVWSTLVGTGTGTRLEGAGQEWEFSTPRGMFRVQRKEKDPRWYLPDWHFVENKLPVPAEDDPKRWQRGMLGTSALFLGEGIALHGTSRPELLGQNVSHGCIRMTNEAARELYYAVDVGTPVIIY